A region of Acidobacteriota bacterium DNA encodes the following proteins:
- a CDS encoding restriction endonuclease subunit S, with the protein MILSGSGLQKANRSNASARRILRFLSMAGEWKTVPLGQIYEFSSGLSKPRSAFGSGYPFLCFKDVFYNSSVPTQLAELVNSTEQDRTRCSIRRGDVFVTRTSETMEELGMSCVALRDVPNATFNGFTKRLRPKTPDTVVPEYARYYFRAPAFRNAVTAMSSLSTRASLNNEMLERLSIVLPPPEEQEAIAHILGTLDDKIELNRRMKESLEAMARALFKSWFVDFDPVRAKMEGRWRKDESLLGLPAHLYDLFPDRLVDSVLGEIPEGWEINSVESLSLKVGMGPFGSNIKVSTFVEHGIPVISGQHLNNTMLEDRTYNFITAEHAKRLTSSNVMRGDVVFTHAGNIGQVSYIPDRSRYERYILSQRQFFLRCELTKISPLLMTYFFRSPQGQQTLLANTSQVGVPSIARPVSYLKSIQLITPPKAVSDMFDVIVRKLHHRISIARMEVAALAKIRDTLLPKLISGELRVKDTEKLISNVTLGLSEGEK; encoded by the coding sequence ATGATTTTAAGCGGCTCTGGTTTACAAAAGGCAAACAGATCAAACGCGTCAGCAAGAAGAATATTGAGGTTCTTGAGCATGGCGGGTGAGTGGAAGACCGTTCCCCTGGGTCAGATTTATGAGTTCAGCTCCGGACTCTCGAAACCCCGCTCTGCGTTCGGATCTGGATACCCATTTTTGTGCTTCAAGGACGTTTTCTACAACTCATCTGTCCCGACACAACTTGCCGAACTTGTTAACTCCACCGAACAAGATCGCACTCGTTGCTCAATCAGGCGCGGGGATGTTTTCGTGACTAGGACCAGTGAGACGATGGAGGAGCTCGGAATGAGCTGCGTCGCTCTTCGTGATGTTCCGAATGCAACCTTCAACGGCTTCACAAAGCGACTCAGGCCGAAGACCCCGGACACCGTCGTCCCAGAGTACGCTCGCTACTATTTCCGCGCTCCTGCTTTTCGTAACGCCGTCACAGCAATGTCGTCCTTGTCTACTAGAGCGAGCCTCAACAACGAGATGCTCGAGCGGTTGTCAATAGTGCTGCCCCCGCCCGAGGAGCAGGAAGCCATCGCTCACATCCTCGGAACGTTGGACGACAAAATCGAGCTGAACCGGCGGATGAAAGAAAGCTTGGAAGCGATGGCGCGTGCGCTTTTCAAATCGTGGTTCGTGGACTTCGATCCCGTCCGCGCAAAGATGGAAGGCCGCTGGCGCAAAGACGAATCGCTCCTTGGTCTTCCCGCTCACCTCTATGATCTTTTCCCTGATCGCCTCGTAGATTCTGTACTTGGTGAGATCCCAGAGGGATGGGAGATTAATTCTGTGGAGAGCTTGAGCCTTAAGGTGGGGATGGGTCCTTTCGGGAGCAATATCAAAGTTTCGACATTTGTCGAGCATGGCATTCCAGTTATCAGTGGCCAGCATTTAAATAACACGATGCTCGAAGATAGAACGTATAACTTCATCACCGCCGAACATGCAAAGAGATTAACCAGTTCCAATGTTATGCGTGGCGACGTTGTCTTCACGCACGCGGGCAACATCGGGCAGGTATCATACATCCCTGACCGATCACGGTACGAGCGATACATCTTGTCTCAACGGCAGTTCTTCCTCCGATGTGAATTGACGAAGATATCGCCGCTCTTGATGACGTACTTCTTTCGCTCCCCACAAGGTCAGCAAACGCTCTTGGCGAATACATCACAGGTGGGGGTGCCCTCTATTGCGCGTCCTGTTAGCTATCTGAAATCGATTCAGCTCATTACCCCACCCAAGGCGGTGTCAGACATGTTTGATGTTATTGTTCGAAAGCTTCATCACCGAATCTCCATTGCTCGAATGGAAGTCGCGGCACTCGCGAAAATCCGGGACACTCTGCTGCCTAAGCTTATCTCCGGTGAATTGCGTGTGAAGGACACAGAGAAGTTAATCTCAAATGTAACGCTCGGTCTTAGCGAGGGGGAGAAATGA
- a CDS encoding class I SAM-dependent DNA methyltransferase, giving the protein MPKRKIASNPPSRTSPRISSSSSTSPSRSSSSATVGYEAELWKMADALRGSMDAAEYKHVVLGLLFLKYISDAFEEQHARLVAEQAEGADPEDPDEYRALSIFWVPPEARWAHLQSRARQPEIGRLVDDAMAGIERDNPALKGVLPKDYARPALDKVRLGRLIDLIGNIRVGDEDSRARDVLGRVYEYFLSLFASAEGKKGGEFYTPRCIVKLLVEMLEPYRGRVYDPCCGSSGMFVQSVEFIRAHATGNGNRRAGGRPEGKAGADISIYGQESNYTTWRLAKMNLAIRGIDGRIAHGDTFHDDRHPDLKADFILANPPFNISDWGGDRLRDDKRWVYGVPPAGNANFAWVQHIIHRLAPGGTAGFVLANGSMSSNQSGEGEIRRKIVEADLVDCMIALPGQLFYSTQIPACLWFLARDRRNGKFRDRRGHVLFVDARKMGRMVDRTHRELTDEDIARIAKTYHAWRGESEAGEYADVPGFCKSATLDEIRKHGHVLTPGRYVGAEAQKDDDEPFEEKMKRLTEQLCEQQAEAAKLDTAIAKNLKELGFDG; this is encoded by the coding sequence ATGCCTAAGAGAAAAATCGCCTCCAACCCGCCCTCTCGCACCTCCCCCCGCATCTCCTCATCTTCCTCCACATCCCCCTCCCGCTCCTCATCCTCCGCAACCGTCGGCTACGAGGCCGAACTCTGGAAAATGGCCGATGCCCTTCGAGGCAGCATGGACGCCGCAGAATACAAGCATGTCGTCCTCGGCCTCCTCTTCCTCAAGTACATCTCCGACGCCTTCGAGGAACAGCATGCCCGGCTCGTCGCCGAACAGGCCGAAGGCGCCGATCCCGAGGACCCCGACGAATACCGGGCGCTTTCGATCTTCTGGGTGCCGCCCGAGGCGCGCTGGGCGCATCTGCAGTCCCGGGCCCGGCAGCCTGAAATCGGCCGCCTCGTCGACGACGCCATGGCTGGCATCGAGCGCGACAACCCGGCGCTCAAGGGCGTTCTGCCCAAGGACTACGCCCGCCCCGCCCTCGACAAGGTGCGCCTCGGCCGCCTCATCGATCTCATCGGCAACATCCGGGTCGGCGACGAGGATTCGCGCGCCAGGGACGTCCTCGGCCGCGTCTATGAGTACTTCCTCTCGCTGTTCGCGAGCGCCGAGGGCAAGAAGGGGGGAGAGTTCTACACCCCGCGCTGCATCGTCAAGCTCCTGGTCGAGATGCTTGAGCCCTACCGCGGCCGTGTCTACGACCCCTGTTGCGGATCCTCCGGCATGTTCGTGCAGTCCGTGGAGTTCATCCGGGCGCACGCGACGGGAAACGGAAACAGGCGCGCGGGCGGCCGGCCGGAGGGCAAGGCCGGGGCCGACATCTCCATCTACGGCCAGGAGTCGAACTACACCACATGGCGCCTCGCCAAGATGAACCTGGCCATCCGCGGCATCGACGGCCGGATAGCCCACGGCGACACCTTCCACGACGACCGCCACCCCGACCTCAAGGCCGACTTCATCCTCGCCAACCCGCCCTTCAACATCTCCGACTGGGGCGGCGACCGCCTGCGCGACGACAAGCGTTGGGTCTACGGCGTTCCGCCCGCCGGAAACGCAAACTTCGCCTGGGTCCAGCACATCATCCACCGCCTTGCGCCCGGCGGCACGGCCGGTTTCGTTCTCGCCAACGGCTCGATGTCGTCCAACCAGTCGGGCGAGGGCGAGATCCGCAGGAAGATCGTCGAGGCCGACCTCGTGGACTGCATGATCGCGCTGCCCGGACAGCTCTTCTATTCGACGCAGATCCCGGCCTGCCTCTGGTTCCTTGCGCGCGACCGCCGGAACGGAAAATTCCGCGACCGGCGCGGCCATGTGCTCTTCGTCGACGCCCGCAAGATGGGCCGCATGGTGGACCGCACCCATCGTGAGCTGACCGATGAGGACATCGCCCGGATTGCGAAAACGTATCATGCCTGGCGTGGAGAGAGCGAGGCGGGCGAATACGCCGATGTCCCCGGCTTCTGCAAGAGCGCGACTCTGGACGAGATCCGCAAGCATGGCCACGTCCTCACCCCAGGCCGCTACGTCGGCGCTGAGGCGCAGAAGGACGACGACGAGCCTTTTGAGGAGAAGATGAAGCGGCTGACGGAGCAGCTTTGTGAACAACAGGCTGAGGCGGCGAAATTGGACACCGCAATTGCGAAAAACTTGAAGGAGCTGGGTTTTGATGGATAA
- a CDS encoding protein kinase yields MRATFPTVGAVVPGPSDAGDLRLVEVLGAGAFGIVFRAEGEKGDIYAVKFLQAGLLATQSERQTLFNEVLAGSQVSHPNVLQVFMLGQEGAFPPYVVTEFANNGTLFRKIEDARNLNLPFTLEVIKHWCLDIAAGMEAINSKVLHRDLKPDNILFVDNTLKIADFGLAKLVGAATRSVTFKGGQHVLYMAPEGWEGKSNTIQLDMYSAGIVFFEIATLKYPYTIPTTGELDQFRRMHVLNAPMDARSLRPDLPRRFDEVLARLLEKRPDRRYESWAAVTAALTAAFDREAATLAAPVSPLLEEASKRHHEATERRLREEAEVRKADEEAEIDAKQEGEIIRLIEDSVKRFNDSTEGPKASLVRETGGWRIHFPYAAAAKISFFAAYPPLKIPPFEVRHMALLEDTNGCGFNLLLRRRAGDIYGEWVVCRVRTNPLTDSAYRNCKYFGLDSKNAEHIERGLRAMHIYIPEVTLDVDVKIEEFLRSLYRTSI; encoded by the coding sequence GTGAGAGCAACCTTCCCGACCGTTGGAGCAGTAGTGCCGGGCCCTTCTGATGCGGGCGATCTTCGTCTTGTCGAAGTGCTGGGCGCAGGTGCTTTCGGCATTGTGTTTAGAGCCGAAGGAGAAAAGGGAGATATCTATGCAGTAAAGTTCCTACAGGCTGGGCTACTAGCTACGCAATCAGAGCGGCAGACCCTCTTCAATGAGGTGCTGGCGGGCAGCCAAGTTAGCCATCCGAATGTCTTGCAAGTGTTTATGCTCGGTCAGGAAGGTGCGTTTCCGCCGTACGTCGTAACTGAGTTTGCGAATAACGGGACTCTATTCCGCAAAATCGAAGATGCGAGAAATTTGAATCTTCCGTTTACCCTCGAAGTCATTAAACATTGGTGCCTTGACATTGCTGCGGGCATGGAGGCGATCAACTCAAAGGTTTTGCACCGCGATTTGAAACCCGACAACATTCTCTTTGTTGACAATACGCTTAAGATCGCTGACTTCGGTCTAGCAAAACTTGTGGGCGCAGCTACGCGTAGCGTGACTTTCAAGGGTGGCCAGCACGTCCTTTACATGGCTCCTGAGGGTTGGGAAGGAAAGAGCAACACGATCCAACTCGATATGTACTCAGCCGGAATAGTCTTCTTTGAAATCGCTACTCTTAAGTACCCATATACCATTCCAACCACGGGCGAACTTGACCAATTCCGAAGGATGCACGTCCTTAATGCGCCGATGGACGCCCGATCCCTCCGTCCAGACTTGCCACGTCGCTTTGATGAAGTTCTCGCACGCCTACTCGAGAAGCGCCCAGACCGACGGTACGAATCCTGGGCGGCTGTAACTGCTGCGCTTACGGCTGCCTTCGATAGAGAGGCTGCGACACTAGCCGCACCTGTTAGCCCGCTTCTCGAAGAGGCATCAAAACGGCATCACGAGGCTACTGAACGTCGCTTACGGGAGGAAGCTGAAGTCCGGAAGGCCGATGAGGAGGCTGAAATCGATGCCAAACAAGAGGGAGAAATAATTCGACTTATTGAAGACTCGGTCAAACGATTTAATGATTCCACCGAAGGGCCGAAGGCGTCCCTTGTGAGGGAGACGGGCGGATGGCGGATTCATTTTCCATACGCCGCGGCAGCAAAGATCAGTTTCTTTGCTGCATATCCACCGCTCAAGATCCCGCCCTTTGAAGTACGACATATGGCTCTGCTAGAAGACACTAATGGTTGTGGGTTTAATCTTCTGTTGAGACGGCGTGCTGGGGATATTTATGGCGAGTGGGTAGTCTGCCGAGTGCGCACTAACCCGCTCACTGATTCTGCATATCGAAACTGCAAGTATTTCGGCTTGGATTCGAAAAATGCAGAACACATTGAACGGGGGCTTAGGGCCATGCACATCTACATCCCCGAGGTGACACTTGATGTAGATGTAAAAATAGAAGAGTTTCTCAGATCGCTCTATAGGACTTCTATATGA
- a CDS encoding phage Gp37/Gp68 family protein → MSATKIEWTEATWNPATGCSKISPGCLNCYAERMAKRLQAMGQRNYRDRFAVRTHLHMLELPLKWAKPRMVFVNSMGDLFHERVPDSFIRRVFEVMGNTPRHTYQILTKRADRLSKVASKLPWHRNVWMGVTVEDNDRLGRVRRLRDIPSEVKFLSIEPLLGPLPGLDLAGIDWVIVGGESGPGARPMKQSWVIEIRNACLQKNVPFFFKQWGGKRKKTSGRVLEGSIWNQMPQQYSS, encoded by the coding sequence ATGAGTGCAACGAAAATTGAATGGACGGAGGCAACTTGGAACCCCGCAACAGGATGCTCAAAAATATCTCCCGGCTGCCTCAACTGCTATGCGGAGCGTATGGCAAAACGCCTTCAAGCGATGGGACAACGCAACTACCGTGACAGATTCGCAGTGCGGACACACCTCCACATGCTGGAGTTGCCATTGAAATGGGCGAAACCCCGCATGGTTTTCGTTAATTCCATGGGCGACTTGTTTCACGAGAGAGTACCGGACAGCTTTATACGCCGTGTCTTCGAGGTCATGGGAAACACGCCTCGACACACTTATCAAATTCTCACCAAGCGAGCTGATCGTTTGAGCAAGGTTGCTTCGAAGCTCCCGTGGCATAGAAATGTGTGGATGGGGGTCACGGTGGAAGACAATGACCGGCTTGGCCGGGTCAGACGGCTCAGAGACATCCCTTCGGAAGTAAAGTTTCTTTCTATTGAGCCTTTGCTCGGCCCTCTGCCGGGCCTTGATCTCGCCGGGATCGATTGGGTTATTGTCGGCGGCGAATCCGGCCCCGGCGCGCGCCCAATGAAGCAAAGCTGGGTCATTGAAATCCGCAACGCCTGCCTACAAAAGAATGTGCCCTTCTTCTTTAAACAATGGGGCGGGAAGAGAAAAAAGACTTCCGGCAGGGTTCTTGAGGGCAGCATCTGGAACCAGATGCCCCAACAATATTCGTCATAG
- a CDS encoding nucleotidyltransferase domain-containing protein has translation MSGHESVRDKLFNRVKNGLDRIEAEESVRVLYACESGSRAWGFESADSDYDVRFIYLRPVDWYLTIRKKRDVIERPPADGLDISGWDLLKALEMLRKSNPPLLEWLQSPIVYREVGTAASQLRELIAEYYAPISCMYHYLHMAQGNYRQYLQGDTVWVKKYFYVLRPVLACMWIESGYGVVPMEFSILVERLLPAGPLREAIEALVARKKAGHELDKGPRIPAISDFLDDRLSRISAARERPSRTRDTERLDSLFVALLLETYGNRIE, from the coding sequence TTGAGCGGCCATGAATCGGTGAGGGATAAGCTCTTCAACAGAGTCAAGAACGGGCTTGACCGGATAGAGGCGGAAGAGTCCGTACGGGTCTTGTACGCTTGCGAGTCGGGGAGCCGAGCTTGGGGATTCGAGTCGGCGGATAGCGATTACGATGTCCGCTTCATCTATTTGCGGCCCGTGGATTGGTACCTCACGATCCGGAAGAAACGGGATGTCATCGAGAGGCCGCCGGCCGATGGTTTGGACATCTCCGGATGGGACCTCCTCAAAGCCCTTGAAATGCTCCGCAAGTCCAATCCTCCCCTTTTGGAATGGCTTCAGTCGCCCATCGTCTACCGCGAGGTCGGCACCGCCGCTTCCCAACTGCGGGAGTTGATTGCCGAGTATTATGCTCCCATCTCTTGCATGTACCACTACTTGCACATGGCTCAAGGGAATTATCGGCAGTATCTCCAAGGTGACACCGTTTGGGTCAAGAAGTATTTCTATGTTCTTCGTCCTGTTCTGGCGTGCATGTGGATCGAGTCGGGTTATGGAGTGGTTCCCATGGAATTCTCGATTCTTGTCGAGCGTCTCCTCCCGGCCGGTCCTCTTCGAGAAGCGATAGAGGCCTTGGTTGCACGGAAGAAAGCCGGACATGAACTTGACAAAGGCCCAAGAATCCCGGCGATATCGGACTTTTTGGATGACCGGCTTTCCCGAATATCTGCAGCCCGCGAGAGGCCGTCGCGCACGAGAGACACGGAACGGCTGGATTCTCTGTTCGTTGCTCTCCTGCTGGAGACATACGGAAACAGGATCGAATAA
- a CDS encoding DRTGG domain-containing protein yields MKISELSEKLGLAAFNRHPDKDIRGVYISDMVSDIIGIKEGNLLITLQTHKNLIAAANLVDVAAIVYSRNKKPPEDVVALADRAKIALFGSPDDTWTLAKKLYELGIR; encoded by the coding sequence ATGAAAATCTCCGAACTTTCCGAAAAACTCGGACTTGCGGCCTTCAACCGGCACCCCGACAAGGACATCCGGGGCGTCTACATCTCCGACATGGTGAGCGACATCATCGGCATCAAGGAGGGCAACCTTCTCATCACCCTCCAGACCCACAAGAACCTCATCGCGGCGGCCAACCTCGTCGACGTCGCCGCCATCGTCTATTCCCGCAATAAAAAGCCCCCCGAGGACGTCGTGGCCCTGGCCGACCGGGCCAAGATCGCCCTCTTCGGGTCGCCCGACGACACCTGGACCCTGGCCAAGAAGCTCTACGAGCTCGGCATCCGCTGA
- a CDS encoding molybdopterin-dependent oxidoreductase — MARTEPRTLTMEFDGRPAAFPEGATVLRAAEINGVSISSLCSHKDLSPFGGCRLCMVEIEGLPGFPLSCSTPAAEGMKVRTESPALRENRREMLKLILSEHPSSCLICDESAACRGYQTTIRKAGVTTGCRFCPNDDQCELQDAIGRIGMPEIDYPILYHGFEPEHDDPFYDRDYNVCILCGRCVRMCAEVRGSNILAFTHRGSKTKIGPAFGRSHREAGCEFCGACVDVCPTGALADKASKWEGKPDGAHISTCPVCAIGCRIELRHKGGRLTRVKAHADPEVNDGQLCLKGRFCLPEATHHFSRSRKPLLKKGEFVREVSWDEAISRVAGELRGLDPGDFAMLASPDLTNESLYAAQKFTREVIGSANIDSTARAELAGGPGFWAGLFSLPISLKDIARSDVILAAGLDSRFDFSVVGTKIRQAIDAGARLVTVDPRDSNLARYTDDWLRPSPGREGTLLKAVAEALTGKRPGLKAAADAASVEVADLEQAVSILKSGKRLTVILGPQLFHYGDLSDLDAAVKTLSGRAETNFIPLYFGANSRGALELGVFPETGPEGAARADGNFRFTVLVSGKVRPKVLYLVGDIPFFDRPDCDFLIVQDTYLPPFEFDVFLPASSFAEAGGSLVNLEGRVQEVVQVENPPEGAMTGFMRPDWRIFSDLAASLDRHTMSYKTPADVFKDIRRDVPGFPPGANRRPRRMAAPSAWAPEAAENGGPAVKGAFALIAKPGGYRHRGIDLVSKAGGLSELGLEEGFRMNPADIDRLGVENGGDICITCKSLDAPVSGPAVEDAECPEGAVYVTRPVVFGGLDHRRALRPLFGLSANPVRVDVARAGKET; from the coding sequence ATGGCCCGCACCGAGCCACGCACCCTGACCATGGAATTCGACGGGCGGCCGGCCGCCTTCCCCGAGGGCGCAACCGTCCTCCGGGCGGCCGAGATCAACGGCGTCTCCATTTCCTCGCTCTGCTCCCACAAGGACCTCTCGCCGTTCGGCGGATGCCGGCTGTGCATGGTGGAGATCGAGGGCCTGCCCGGCTTCCCTCTCTCCTGCAGCACCCCGGCCGCGGAAGGCATGAAGGTCCGGACGGAATCGCCGGCCCTCCGGGAAAACCGCCGGGAGATGCTCAAGCTCATCCTCAGCGAGCACCCCTCGAGCTGCCTCATCTGCGACGAGAGCGCCGCCTGCCGCGGCTACCAGACGACCATCCGCAAGGCCGGCGTGACGACGGGCTGCCGCTTCTGCCCCAACGACGACCAATGCGAGCTCCAGGACGCAATCGGCCGGATCGGCATGCCGGAGATCGACTATCCCATCCTCTACCACGGCTTCGAGCCCGAACACGACGACCCCTTCTACGACCGCGACTACAACGTCTGCATCCTCTGCGGCCGCTGCGTCCGGATGTGCGCCGAGGTCCGCGGCAGCAACATCCTGGCCTTCACCCACCGCGGCTCGAAGACCAAGATCGGCCCGGCCTTCGGCCGCAGCCACCGCGAGGCCGGCTGCGAGTTCTGCGGCGCCTGCGTCGACGTCTGCCCGACGGGCGCCCTGGCCGACAAGGCCTCCAAGTGGGAGGGCAAGCCCGACGGCGCCCACATCTCGACATGCCCCGTCTGCGCCATCGGCTGCCGCATCGAACTCCGCCACAAGGGCGGCCGCCTGACCCGGGTCAAGGCCCACGCCGACCCCGAGGTCAATGACGGACAGCTCTGCCTCAAGGGCCGCTTCTGCCTGCCGGAGGCGACCCACCATTTCTCGCGGAGCCGGAAGCCCCTTCTCAAGAAGGGCGAATTCGTCCGCGAGGTGTCCTGGGACGAGGCGATCTCGCGGGTCGCGGGGGAACTCCGCGGCCTCGACCCCGGCGATTTCGCCATGCTCGCATCGCCCGACCTCACGAACGAAAGCCTCTATGCGGCGCAAAAATTCACACGGGAGGTCATCGGAAGCGCGAACATCGACTCGACGGCCCGGGCGGAACTCGCCGGAGGGCCGGGCTTCTGGGCGGGGCTCTTTTCCCTGCCGATCTCCCTCAAGGACATCGCCCGCTCCGACGTCATCCTGGCCGCCGGGCTCGACAGCCGCTTCGACTTCTCCGTCGTCGGGACCAAGATCCGCCAGGCGATCGACGCCGGGGCCCGGCTCGTGACCGTCGATCCCCGGGACAGCAATCTGGCCCGCTACACGGACGACTGGCTGCGCCCGTCCCCGGGACGTGAGGGCACGCTCCTCAAGGCCGTCGCCGAAGCGCTCACCGGGAAAAGGCCAGGGCTCAAGGCCGCGGCCGATGCGGCGTCGGTCGAAGTCGCCGACCTCGAACAGGCGGTCTCCATCCTCAAGTCCGGAAAGCGCCTCACCGTGATCCTCGGGCCCCAGCTTTTCCACTACGGCGACCTCTCGGACCTGGACGCGGCCGTAAAGACGCTTTCCGGAAGGGCGGAGACGAACTTCATCCCGCTCTATTTCGGGGCCAACAGCCGGGGCGCACTCGAACTCGGTGTTTTTCCCGAAACCGGGCCGGAAGGCGCCGCGCGAGCGGACGGAAACTTCCGCTTCACGGTTCTGGTCTCCGGAAAGGTGCGGCCCAAGGTCTTGTATCTCGTGGGCGACATCCCGTTTTTCGACCGCCCGGACTGCGATTTTCTGATCGTCCAGGACACCTATCTTCCCCCGTTCGAATTCGACGTCTTTCTACCCGCCTCCTCGTTCGCCGAAGCCGGGGGAAGCCTCGTCAACCTGGAGGGCCGGGTGCAGGAGGTCGTCCAGGTCGAAAATCCGCCGGAAGGGGCCATGACCGGGTTCATGCGGCCGGACTGGCGGATCTTCTCCGACCTGGCCGCATCGCTCGACCGTCACACGATGAGCTACAAGACGCCGGCCGACGTCTTCAAGGACATCCGCAGGGATGTCCCGGGCTTTCCGCCCGGAGCCAACCGGAGGCCGCGGCGCATGGCGGCCCCGTCCGCATGGGCGCCGGAGGCCGCGGAAAACGGAGGGCCGGCTGTGAAGGGCGCCTTCGCCCTCATCGCAAAGCCGGGCGGCTACCGCCACCGCGGGATCGACCTCGTCTCGAAAGCCGGCGGGCTTTCCGAACTCGGGCTCGAGGAGGGATTCCGGATGAATCCGGCGGACATCGATCGCCTGGGAGTCGAAAACGGCGGCGATATTTGCATCACTTGCAAAAGCCTTGATGCGCCCGTCTCCGGCCCTGCCGTCGAGGATGCGGAATGCCCGGAGGGCGCGGTCTACGTCACGCGGCCCGTCGTTTTCGGCGGGTTGGATCACAGGCGGGCCCTCCGGCCGCTTTTCGGGCTTTCGGCCAATCCGGTCCGGGTCGACGTCGCCCGCGCCGGGAAGGAGACATGA
- a CDS encoding sulfide/dihydroorotate dehydrogenase-like FAD/NAD-binding protein, producing the protein MYEVIERRMIVPNHHELTVRAPAVAASIRPGQFVIVRPDEMGERIPLSVADWDAKAGTVTSIFMQVGASTAKLARLKPGRKIPTYAGPLGKATPIEKVGTALCVGGCYGIGSIHPVARALKAAGNKVYTFIEARSSYLVYWEEKLGRVSDGVFVVTRDGTAGRKGHIDKMPAMMEEAGVKPDLVIVNGCTFLLMRTSELTKPLGWKTIVNMNPIMIDGTGMCGVCRLSVGGKMKFACVDGPDFDGHEIDWAEFLARRKSYSPEEIDPLRRSSSATHF; encoded by the coding sequence ATGTACGAAGTGATCGAGCGGCGGATGATCGTCCCCAACCACCACGAGCTCACCGTCCGGGCCCCGGCCGTGGCCGCCTCCATCCGGCCCGGCCAGTTCGTCATCGTCCGGCCCGACGAGATGGGCGAGCGCATCCCGCTTTCGGTCGCCGACTGGGACGCGAAAGCCGGGACCGTGACCTCGATCTTCATGCAGGTCGGGGCGTCGACGGCCAAGCTGGCCCGCCTGAAACCCGGCCGAAAAATCCCCACCTACGCCGGGCCGCTGGGCAAGGCGACCCCGATCGAGAAAGTCGGGACCGCGCTCTGCGTCGGGGGCTGTTACGGTATCGGCTCGATCCATCCCGTCGCCCGGGCGCTCAAGGCCGCGGGCAACAAGGTCTACACCTTCATCGAGGCCCGCTCCTCCTATCTCGTCTACTGGGAGGAAAAGCTGGGGCGGGTTTCGGACGGTGTCTTCGTCGTTACCCGTGACGGAACGGCGGGCCGCAAGGGCCATATCGACAAGATGCCGGCCATGATGGAGGAGGCCGGGGTCAAGCCCGATCTCGTCATCGTCAACGGCTGCACGTTTCTCCTGATGCGGACCTCCGAACTGACGAAGCCGCTGGGCTGGAAGACGATCGTCAACATGAACCCGATCATGATCGACGGCACGGGGATGTGCGGCGTCTGCCGGCTTTCGGTCGGCGGCAAGATGAAGTTCGCCTGTGTCGACGGCCCCGACTTCGACGGGCATGAGATCGACTGGGCGGAATTTCTGGCCCGGCGCAAGAGCTACAGTCCGGAGGAGATCGACCCGCTCCGCCGGAGCAGCAGCGCCACGCATTTTTGA